The Actinopolyspora erythraea genome has a segment encoding these proteins:
- a CDS encoding suppressor of fused domain protein has translation MSRFSEFPAHVEHYLGRIRGADSTETGSRERSYHLVYCDPPHGEHVSVLTSGLRSRTAGAPLPHELVCTLHSGQELYARHLTGVVAELLDESNSRVGPGALIMNDRALLPDTAISGALAAPHPYLGEEFDVVHDDSGEAVLRLITLLPISRGEGQLVARYGSDVLYDRWQERGTDLLDVFRSPVA, from the coding sequence TTGAGCCGGTTCAGCGAATTCCCCGCGCATGTCGAGCACTACCTCGGCAGGATCCGCGGGGCGGACAGCACCGAAACCGGCTCGCGGGAACGGAGCTACCACCTGGTGTACTGCGACCCACCGCACGGTGAGCACGTGTCGGTGCTGACCAGCGGACTGCGCTCGCGCACGGCTGGGGCACCGCTGCCGCACGAACTGGTCTGCACCCTCCACAGTGGCCAGGAGCTCTACGCCCGGCACCTCACCGGTGTGGTGGCGGAACTGCTGGACGAGTCGAACAGCCGGGTGGGTCCCGGAGCACTGATCATGAACGACCGGGCGCTGCTGCCGGACACCGCGATCAGCGGAGCGCTGGCCGCTCCGCACCCCTACCTCGGGGAGGAATTCGACGTGGTCCACGACGACTCGGGAGAGGCGGTGCTGCGCCTGATCACGCTGCTGCCCATCTCGCGTGGTGAGGGCCAGCTGGTGGCGCGTTACGGCAGCGACGTGCTCTACGACCGCTGGCAGGAGCGGGGCACCGACCTGCTGGACGTGTTCCGCTCCCCGGTGGCCTAG
- the moeA gene encoding molybdopterin molybdotransferase MoeA, with amino-acid sequence MTDTSTLVPVDEYRERISKLLPPAPGQRVALEDCLGLALAEDVTAPIPLPPFDNSAVDGYAVRVADVAGADALNPVTLPVTADVPAGRVDVPALDEGTAHRIMTGAQLPPGAEAAVPVELTDGGTERVAVHRALPDGSNIRRAGEDVTAGQVVLEKGQTLGAAQLGLAAALGHAELPVSRPPRVLMLSTGSELVEPGAELRPGQIYESNGIMLAAAVRQCGCEARLLRFVPDEVSQLHAALEPHLADSDLILTSGGVSAGAYEVVKDALESSGVRFDKVAIQPGMPQGSGYYEADGHRVPVVTLPGNPVSSIVSFEVFVRPALRRAGGHREIHRPHRRATLTETLRSPSGKRQYRRGGFDPETDTVTTRGGAGSHLLSGMAAANCLLQLPEESTEVESGSTVDVWLLE; translated from the coding sequence ATGACTGACACATCGACCCTGGTGCCGGTGGACGAGTACCGGGAACGGATCTCGAAGCTGCTCCCCCCAGCACCGGGGCAACGCGTCGCACTGGAGGACTGCCTGGGACTGGCGCTGGCCGAGGACGTGACGGCGCCGATCCCGCTGCCGCCGTTCGACAACTCGGCGGTGGACGGCTACGCCGTCCGCGTCGCGGACGTGGCCGGAGCCGACGCGCTGAACCCGGTGACATTGCCGGTCACCGCCGACGTCCCCGCCGGCCGGGTGGACGTCCCGGCGCTGGATGAGGGAACGGCGCACCGGATCATGACCGGCGCGCAACTGCCTCCGGGCGCCGAGGCGGCGGTGCCGGTGGAACTCACCGACGGCGGTACCGAGCGGGTGGCCGTGCACCGCGCCCTCCCCGACGGGAGCAACATCCGCCGCGCCGGTGAGGACGTGACGGCCGGACAGGTCGTGCTCGAAAAGGGGCAGACCCTGGGGGCCGCCCAGCTGGGGCTGGCCGCCGCCCTGGGGCACGCCGAGCTGCCGGTGTCCCGCCCGCCGCGGGTGCTTATGCTGTCCACCGGCTCCGAGCTGGTGGAACCGGGTGCGGAACTGCGCCCCGGTCAGATCTACGAGTCGAACGGCATCATGCTCGCCGCCGCCGTACGCCAGTGCGGCTGCGAGGCACGGCTGCTGCGCTTCGTCCCTGACGAGGTCTCACAGCTGCACGCCGCGCTGGAGCCTCACCTTGCCGACAGCGACCTGATCCTCACCTCAGGCGGGGTGAGCGCCGGGGCCTACGAAGTCGTCAAGGACGCGCTGGAGAGCTCGGGCGTCCGTTTCGACAAGGTCGCCATCCAACCGGGAATGCCGCAGGGCTCGGGATACTACGAGGCGGACGGACACCGCGTTCCCGTCGTCACCCTGCCGGGCAACCCGGTCAGCTCGATCGTGTCCTTCGAGGTGTTCGTGCGTCCCGCACTGCGTCGCGCCGGCGGGCACCGCGAGATCCACCGCCCGCACCGGCGGGCCACGCTCACCGAGACGCTGCGTTCCCCCTCGGGCAAGCGGCAGTACCGCCGTGGCGGCTTCGACCCGGAGACCGACACCGTGACCACCCGTGGCGGCGCGGGCTCCCACCTGCTCTCCGGGATGGCGGCGGCGAACTGCCTGCTGCAACTGCCCGAGGAGAGCACGGAGGTCGAGAGCGGAAGCACCGTCGACGTCTGGCTGCTGGAGTAG
- a CDS encoding PspC domain-containing protein yields MTNQEPLGQPPDETGTRGGNDRAREHRFRRSRNERMIAGVCGGAAELFGIDATIVRIVLVAATLVGFGTGFLIYLACWLIVPEE; encoded by the coding sequence ATGACGAACCAGGAACCACTCGGACAACCGCCCGACGAGACGGGAACGCGGGGCGGGAACGACCGGGCCCGCGAGCACCGCTTCCGGCGCAGCCGGAACGAGCGGATGATCGCCGGAGTCTGCGGCGGCGCCGCCGAACTGTTCGGGATCGACGCCACGATCGTGCGCATCGTGCTGGTCGCGGCCACGCTGGTGGGCTTCGGCACCGGCTTCCTGATCTATCTGGCCTGCTGGCTGATCGTGCCGGAGGAATGA
- a CDS encoding beta-N-acetylhexosaminidase family protein codes for MNRFRRTSRRSAVLASLSCVLALLLAGCTGDGSPAPESTERQEASEDAPSPGGEGLPDVVPRPSQLVATGGDVRVSGTVSLVADPAVVPATRDLAVRVLRAAGAEEVVVRDPGRRVEDSTLRVRLGSRWAPAMVKAFQDTELEFPSDDEEELAPESYALSVRRGQNPEIVLGGVNPAGTYYAVQTLRQLATPGRVAGVAVLDEPELPTRGVIEGFYGSPWTHAERMDQLAFYGAVKLNSYVYAPKNDPYHRDRWRDPYPAEQLRRLRDLQQQAAENYVKLTFALSPGKSICFSDPADWNALTDKLSSLYDIGVRSFSIPFDDIDYTEWNCPSDRAEYGAPSAAAAGEAQARLLNRLQREFVARHHAAMPLQTVPTEYSDTEDSPYKSALRERLDPRIELMWTGEGVIPESITVDDAASAEQVWGRKTILWDNYPVNDYDATEGRLMLGPYAERQPGLGEELEGLVINPMNQAAASKVVEISAADFAWNSSEFDEQRAWREAAEYLAGDRFRGDEQRLTPDSETVNALMVFFDLNHTAVLPDGEPWLRPAPELRRRLDEFRKSWSGDAANRKRAVAELRGYAQSVADAPERIRKGAPEDFVADVRPWLRAAGLWGDALLATLDGLSARASGDSEAAAENFRRATELADRAGSVRTEPGETRPQGPVRLADGVLDTFVRQAPDMR; via the coding sequence GTGAACCGCTTCCGGCGAACTTCCCGCCGTTCGGCGGTGCTGGCGTCGTTGTCCTGCGTACTGGCTCTGCTGCTGGCGGGCTGCACCGGTGACGGGTCTCCGGCCCCCGAGAGCACCGAGCGGCAGGAGGCGAGCGAGGACGCGCCGTCGCCCGGAGGTGAGGGGCTTCCCGACGTGGTCCCCAGACCAAGCCAGCTGGTCGCCACGGGCGGGGACGTGCGCGTGTCGGGCACGGTCTCGTTGGTGGCCGATCCGGCCGTGGTTCCGGCGACCCGCGACCTCGCGGTGCGGGTGCTGCGCGCCGCCGGTGCCGAGGAGGTGGTCGTACGTGACCCCGGCCGTCGGGTCGAGGACTCGACTCTCCGGGTGAGGCTGGGCAGCCGGTGGGCACCGGCCATGGTGAAGGCCTTCCAGGACACCGAGCTGGAGTTCCCGAGCGATGACGAGGAGGAGTTGGCACCGGAGAGCTACGCGCTCTCGGTCCGGCGGGGCCAGAACCCGGAGATCGTGCTCGGCGGTGTGAACCCCGCGGGCACCTACTACGCGGTGCAGACGCTGCGCCAGCTCGCCACCCCGGGGCGGGTGGCGGGAGTCGCCGTCCTCGACGAGCCCGAGCTGCCCACGCGCGGGGTGATCGAGGGCTTCTACGGCAGTCCGTGGACCCATGCCGAGCGGATGGACCAGCTCGCGTTCTACGGCGCCGTCAAGCTCAACAGCTACGTCTACGCGCCGAAGAACGACCCTTACCACCGGGACCGCTGGCGCGACCCCTACCCCGCCGAACAGTTGCGGCGGTTGCGTGACCTACAGCAGCAGGCCGCGGAGAACTACGTGAAACTCACCTTCGCGCTCTCGCCTGGCAAGTCGATCTGCTTCAGCGATCCGGCGGACTGGAACGCGCTCACCGACAAGCTCAGCTCGCTGTACGACATCGGTGTTCGCAGCTTCTCGATACCGTTCGACGACATCGACTACACCGAGTGGAACTGCCCCTCCGACCGCGCCGAGTACGGTGCGCCCTCGGCAGCGGCGGCGGGCGAGGCGCAGGCGCGGCTGCTCAACCGGTTGCAGCGCGAGTTCGTGGCCCGGCACCACGCCGCGATGCCGCTGCAGACGGTGCCCACCGAGTACTCCGACACCGAGGACTCGCCGTACAAGTCGGCGCTGCGCGAGCGGTTGGACCCCAGGATCGAACTGATGTGGACCGGGGAGGGAGTGATCCCGGAGAGCATCACCGTCGACGACGCCGCCTCGGCCGAACAGGTGTGGGGCAGGAAGACGATTCTCTGGGACAACTACCCGGTCAACGACTACGACGCCACCGAGGGGCGGTTGATGCTCGGCCCGTACGCCGAACGGCAACCGGGGCTGGGCGAGGAGCTGGAGGGCTTGGTGATCAACCCGATGAACCAGGCAGCCGCCAGCAAGGTGGTCGAGATCTCCGCCGCCGACTTCGCCTGGAACAGTTCGGAGTTCGACGAGCAGCGCGCCTGGCGTGAGGCCGCCGAGTACCTGGCGGGGGACCGCTTCCGCGGCGACGAGCAGCGGCTCACGCCGGACAGCGAGACGGTGAACGCGTTGATGGTCTTCTTCGACCTCAACCACACCGCCGTGCTGCCGGACGGTGAGCCCTGGTTGCGGCCCGCCCCGGAGCTGCGGCGCAGGCTGGACGAGTTCCGGAAGTCGTGGAGCGGGGACGCCGCGAACCGGAAGCGCGCGGTGGCCGAGCTGCGCGGCTACGCCCAGTCGGTCGCCGACGCTCCGGAACGGATCCGGAAGGGAGCTCCCGAGGACTTCGTCGCCGACGTGCGTCCCTGGTTGCGGGCCGCCGGCCTGTGGGGCGATGCCCTGCTGGCGACCCTGGACGGGTTGTCGGCCCGGGCTTCGGGTGATTCGGAGGCCGCCGCCGAGAACTTCCGGCGTGCCACCGAGCTCGCCGACCGGGCGGGGTCGGTGCGCACCGAACCGGGCGAGACCCGGCCGCAGGGGCCGGTGCGACTCGCCGACGGCGTGCTCGACACCTTCGTCCGGCAGGCTCCCGACATGCGGTGA
- the groL gene encoding chaperonin GroEL (60 kDa chaperone family; promotes refolding of misfolded polypeptides especially under stressful conditions; forms two stacked rings of heptamers to form a barrel-shaped 14mer; ends can be capped by GroES; misfolded proteins enter the barrel where they are refolded when GroES binds), giving the protein MAKMIAFDEDARRGLERGMNSLADAVKVTLGPKGRNVVLEKKWGAPTITNDGVSIAKEIELEDPWEKIGAELVKEVAKKTDDVAGDGTTTATVLAQALVREGLRNVAAGASPTALKRGIEKATEAVAEQLLKNATEIETKEQIAATAAISAGDSQIGELIAEAMDKVGKEGVITVEESNTFGLELELTEGMRFDKGYVSPYFVTDQERMEASLDDPYILLLSSKISNIKDLLPLLEKVMQANKPLLIIAEDIEGEALPTLIVNNMRGTFKSVAVKAPGFGDRRKAMLQDMAILTGGQVISEEVGLKLDSADLSMLGRARKVVVTKDETTIIDGVGDDEQISGRVNEIRAEIERSDSDYDREKLQERLAKLAGGVAVIKAGAATEVELKERKHRIEDAVRNAKAAVEEGVLAGGGVALLQAAVSAFDNLNLEGDEATGANSVRTAVEGPLKQIAINSGLEGGVVVEKVKGLPAGHGLNAASGEYEDLIKAGVIDPAKVTRSAVQNASSIAGLFLTTEAVVADKPEKGGGEAGGGDPTGGMGGMGGMGGMM; this is encoded by the coding sequence ATGGCCAAGATGATCGCGTTCGACGAGGACGCCCGCCGCGGTCTTGAGCGCGGCATGAACTCCCTCGCCGACGCCGTCAAGGTGACGCTCGGCCCCAAGGGCCGCAACGTCGTGCTCGAGAAGAAGTGGGGCGCGCCGACCATCACCAACGACGGCGTCTCCATCGCCAAGGAGATCGAGCTCGAGGACCCGTGGGAGAAGATCGGGGCCGAGCTGGTCAAGGAGGTCGCCAAGAAGACCGACGACGTCGCCGGTGACGGCACCACCACCGCCACCGTCCTGGCGCAGGCACTGGTGCGCGAGGGCCTGCGCAACGTCGCGGCAGGCGCCAGCCCGACCGCCCTCAAGCGGGGCATCGAGAAGGCCACCGAGGCCGTCGCCGAGCAGCTGCTCAAGAACGCCACGGAGATCGAGACCAAGGAGCAGATCGCCGCGACCGCCGCGATCTCGGCCGGTGACTCCCAGATCGGCGAGCTCATCGCCGAGGCGATGGACAAGGTCGGCAAGGAAGGCGTCATCACCGTCGAGGAGAGCAACACCTTCGGGCTCGAACTGGAGCTCACCGAGGGCATGCGCTTCGACAAGGGCTACGTGTCGCCGTACTTCGTGACCGACCAGGAGCGGATGGAGGCGTCGCTGGACGACCCGTACATCCTGCTGCTGAGCTCGAAGATCTCCAACATCAAGGACCTCCTCCCGCTGCTGGAGAAGGTCATGCAGGCCAACAAGCCCCTGCTGATCATCGCCGAGGACATCGAGGGCGAGGCACTGCCGACCCTGATCGTCAACAACATGCGCGGCACCTTCAAGTCCGTGGCCGTGAAGGCACCGGGCTTCGGCGACCGCCGCAAGGCGATGCTGCAGGACATGGCCATCCTGACCGGCGGTCAGGTCATCAGCGAGGAGGTCGGCCTCAAGCTGGACAGCGCCGACCTGTCCATGCTGGGCCGCGCCCGCAAGGTCGTGGTCACCAAGGACGAGACCACCATCATCGACGGTGTCGGTGACGACGAGCAGATCTCCGGCAGGGTCAACGAGATCCGCGCCGAGATCGAGCGCTCGGACTCCGACTACGACCGCGAGAAGCTGCAGGAGCGGCTGGCCAAGCTGGCCGGTGGTGTCGCCGTCATCAAGGCCGGCGCTGCCACCGAGGTCGAGCTCAAGGAGCGCAAGCACCGCATCGAGGACGCGGTGCGCAACGCCAAGGCCGCCGTGGAGGAGGGCGTTCTCGCCGGCGGCGGTGTGGCGCTGCTGCAGGCTGCCGTCTCCGCCTTCGACAACCTCAACCTCGAGGGCGACGAGGCCACCGGCGCCAACAGCGTCCGTACCGCTGTCGAGGGCCCGCTCAAGCAGATCGCGATCAACTCCGGTCTCGAGGGCGGCGTCGTGGTGGAGAAGGTCAAGGGCCTGCCTGCCGGCCACGGCCTCAACGCCGCCAGCGGCGAGTACGAGGACCTGATCAAGGCGGGCGTCATCGACCCCGCCAAGGTGACGCGTTCCGCCGTGCAGAACGCCTCCTCGATCGCCGGTCTGTTCCTGACGACCGAGGCCGTCGTCGCCGACAAGCCCGAGAAGGGCGGCGGCGAGGCCGGTGGCGGTGACCCCACCGGCGGCATGGGCGGAATGGGTGGCATGGGCGGCATGATGTGA
- a CDS encoding AIM24 family protein, translating into MQVRSRHPSSFGVARLVLGAGEVARTGCEAMATSYGVTSSGSPRRGGMRALVGDSLPESTYTAGPQGGWVDVAPGLPGDVHTIELDGKTGWCVARDSWLAAAATVRLDTRWQGFQPMFGGQAGFLAHVTGQGQLVLACCGALDVHELRTGEFVTIDTGHLVAYVDTVQSRLRQSEQGRAQSLRTGAGLVFDFAGPGRVVTQTRNPRRLSSWLHAAGGH; encoded by the coding sequence GTGCAGGTCCGTTCTCGTCATCCCTCGTCCTTCGGCGTCGCCCGCCTCGTACTCGGTGCGGGCGAGGTGGCGCGCACCGGGTGTGAGGCGATGGCCACCAGCTACGGGGTGACGAGCAGTGGTTCCCCCCGGCGTGGCGGGATGAGGGCGCTGGTCGGTGACTCGCTTCCCGAGTCCACCTACACGGCGGGGCCGCAGGGCGGCTGGGTGGACGTGGCCCCCGGCCTTCCCGGTGACGTGCACACTATCGAGCTGGACGGCAAGACGGGCTGGTGCGTCGCGCGGGACTCCTGGTTGGCGGCGGCGGCAACCGTGCGGCTGGACACCCGTTGGCAGGGGTTCCAGCCCATGTTCGGCGGGCAGGCCGGATTCCTCGCGCATGTCACCGGGCAGGGGCAGCTGGTGCTGGCCTGCTGCGGGGCACTGGACGTGCACGAGCTGCGGACCGGGGAGTTCGTCACGATCGACACCGGCCATTTGGTGGCCTATGTGGACACCGTGCAGTCCAGGCTGCGGCAGTCCGAACAGGGACGGGCGCAGTCCCTGCGGACGGGAGCGGGACTGGTCTTCGACTTCGCGGGTCCCGGCCGCGTGGTGACCCAGACCCGCAATCCGCGCAGGTTGTCCTCCTGGTTGCACGCGGCGGGCGGGCACTGA
- a CDS encoding M48 family metalloprotease codes for MALHIGFLAVPALLVLGLVGVAAYAIRYDLGDGLRAGFAALLVGASVAMVLRGVLRAGHPPRRGVVVDGESQPQLWRRLRKVAETAEAARPDELRVTCEPALRWRERTRLLGLLRRESHLELGLPLLAGLTVTELSALLAGEIGRADGGGPDALANRIRTAVIAAERDMIGGPTKWLFSGYATLFRRITAPLARGRIMRGDAVAVRMAGKRTTMAALRKQVGLELGWEDYSAEYLSMATRVERTPEVLPGFRAFLEHQERKHGLAERAKESIAAEEPADAALPTVAQRLDVLRRATHEPEETDDRPALALIREPRREIPAIEDRLLVDDLGARASWPELARLAGQHDVAVKAGALSSAVEQSGVSVEPTIVGVLTAIHRGEGADLINPALNPGLAPELVDDAVVDTMTDLLGAAVVDALIRAERAQHELDWGGPSTVRLADGRALDPDQLVRPAVVDPRLVPGLHRYLVHLGVPLDHAQPAAEEPEPRLSGLVSPVRFAEESYDLLVTDRGMLLLPDRTRWMYRLLAGALTPVRRSEHERLEQLATTPVNRLRELEGAQWVDSRDVATADLREEGADWKLTLDLYLDEYSVSEVAPRAAEPDESDVPEDEELTRIRIRSLPDSGTRGTPYSGLGELMGARMKTPEKNHQFE; via the coding sequence GTGGCACTGCACATCGGATTCTTAGCCGTACCGGCGCTACTGGTCCTCGGCCTGGTGGGCGTCGCGGCCTACGCGATTCGCTACGACCTCGGGGACGGACTGCGGGCCGGGTTCGCGGCCCTGCTGGTCGGGGCCTCGGTGGCGATGGTGCTCCGGGGAGTGTTGCGTGCGGGCCACCCTCCCCGGCGAGGAGTGGTGGTCGACGGTGAGTCCCAGCCACAGCTGTGGCGCAGACTGCGGAAGGTCGCGGAGACGGCGGAGGCAGCGAGACCGGACGAACTCCGCGTGACGTGCGAGCCCGCCCTGCGGTGGCGGGAGCGGACCCGACTGCTGGGACTCCTCCGGCGCGAGTCGCACCTGGAACTCGGTCTGCCGCTGCTGGCCGGCCTGACGGTCACCGAGCTCTCGGCGCTGCTGGCCGGCGAGATCGGCCGTGCGGACGGAGGCGGACCGGACGCGCTCGCCAACCGGATCCGCACGGCGGTGATCGCGGCGGAGCGCGACATGATCGGCGGCCCCACCAAGTGGTTGTTCAGCGGCTACGCCACCCTCTTCCGGCGGATCACGGCACCGTTGGCGCGCGGGCGGATCATGCGGGGCGACGCCGTGGCGGTACGGATGGCGGGCAAGCGCACGACGATGGCGGCACTGCGCAAGCAGGTGGGCCTGGAACTCGGCTGGGAGGACTACAGCGCCGAGTACCTGAGCATGGCCACCAGGGTGGAGCGGACCCCCGAGGTGCTGCCGGGGTTCCGGGCCTTCCTGGAGCATCAGGAACGCAAACACGGCCTCGCCGAGCGGGCCAAGGAGAGCATCGCCGCCGAGGAACCGGCGGATGCGGCGCTTCCGACCGTGGCGCAGCGGCTCGACGTGCTCAGACGGGCCACCCACGAGCCCGAGGAGACCGACGACCGTCCCGCCCTGGCACTGATCCGCGAGCCCCGCCGCGAGATCCCGGCGATCGAGGACCGGCTGCTGGTGGACGACCTGGGAGCACGCGCCTCCTGGCCCGAACTCGCCAGGCTGGCCGGGCAGCACGACGTCGCGGTCAAGGCGGGAGCACTGAGCTCGGCCGTGGAGCAGAGCGGCGTGTCGGTGGAGCCCACGATCGTCGGGGTGCTCACCGCCATTCACCGGGGCGAGGGAGCTGATCTGATCAATCCCGCCCTCAACCCGGGGCTCGCACCGGAACTCGTCGACGACGCGGTGGTCGACACGATGACCGACTTGCTGGGGGCGGCGGTCGTGGACGCGCTGATCCGGGCCGAGCGCGCCCAGCACGAACTGGACTGGGGCGGCCCCTCGACGGTCCGGCTGGCGGACGGCCGCGCGTTGGATCCGGACCAGCTGGTACGTCCGGCGGTGGTGGACCCGCGGCTGGTGCCGGGACTGCACCGGTACCTGGTGCACCTGGGAGTTCCGCTGGATCACGCGCAGCCCGCCGCCGAGGAGCCCGAACCGAGGCTCTCGGGACTCGTCAGCCCCGTGCGGTTCGCCGAGGAGTCCTACGATCTGCTGGTCACCGATCGCGGAATGCTGCTGCTGCCGGACCGGACCCGCTGGATGTACCGGTTGCTGGCCGGCGCGCTGACTCCGGTTCGCCGCTCCGAGCACGAGCGGCTGGAGCAGCTGGCCACCACTCCGGTGAACCGGCTGCGCGAGCTGGAGGGGGCGCAGTGGGTGGACAGTCGGGACGTGGCCACGGCCGACCTCCGCGAGGAGGGTGCCGACTGGAAGCTGACGCTGGACCTCTACCTGGACGAGTACTCGGTCTCGGAGGTTGCGCCGCGAGCCGCGGAACCGGACGAGTCGGACGTTCCGGAGGACGAGGAGCTGACCAGAATCCGAATCAGGAGCCTCCCCGATTCGGGGACTCGCGGCACCCCCTACTCGGGGTTGGGA
- a CDS encoding cold-shock protein, protein MAIGTVKWFNSEKGYGFIATDNGSDVFVHYTAIEMDGFRTLDEGDRVEYEVKPGRDGRSQADGVRKL, encoded by the coding sequence GTGGCGATCGGCACGGTCAAGTGGTTCAACTCCGAAAAAGGTTACGGATTCATCGCCACCGACAACGGTTCGGATGTATTCGTGCACTACACGGCGATCGAGATGGACGGATTCCGCACCCTGGACGAGGGTGACCGGGTCGAGTACGAGGTGAAGCCGGGACGGGACGGGCGCAGTCAGGCCGATGGCGTCCGCAAACTCTGA
- a CDS encoding serine/threonine-protein kinase encodes MSEDLTGRRLGHYKIDGVLGRGGMSVMYRATDVRLGRKVALKVMGEHITGDGEFRERFVDEARNTSAIDHANIVPLYDFGEVDGMLYIAMRLVDGSDLASLISEGPIAPNRAVELLGQVAEALDTLHEQGLVHLDLKPANVLVTSREASHEHVYLADFGLTRRGATGHRTSTGDFLGSPTYAAPEHLRGESVDGRTDLYALACMLFACLTGGAPYKGEVQEVIQGHLKLEQPRVTSRVALPPAVDEVLRRGMGKTPEQRYGSCKELIAATKNALSPLGARGDQPPPPAPPEPASSGPQPVPSGPLPGQPQPGAPPGTPPGGMPPPGAPPAGGPGASPPGSAPRQPMPPGGPPGGPPGEPVRLRPPMPAQSTSFAKRSDSTARWLVPVLAISAFTVIVVILIIVFG; translated from the coding sequence GTGTCGGAAGACCTCACCGGGCGCCGTCTCGGCCACTACAAGATCGACGGAGTACTCGGTCGCGGTGGCATGAGCGTCATGTACCGCGCCACCGATGTCCGTCTGGGGCGCAAGGTCGCCCTGAAGGTGATGGGTGAGCACATCACCGGGGACGGTGAGTTCCGCGAGCGCTTCGTGGACGAGGCACGCAACACCTCGGCCATCGACCACGCGAACATCGTTCCGCTCTACGACTTCGGTGAAGTCGACGGGATGCTCTACATCGCGATGCGGCTGGTGGACGGCTCGGACCTGGCCAGCCTCATCTCCGAGGGGCCGATCGCCCCGAACCGCGCGGTGGAGCTGCTGGGACAGGTGGCCGAGGCGCTCGACACCCTGCACGAACAGGGGCTCGTGCACCTGGATCTCAAACCGGCCAACGTGCTGGTCACCTCCAGGGAGGCCTCGCACGAGCACGTCTACCTGGCCGATTTCGGGCTCACCCGGCGCGGCGCCACGGGGCACCGCACCAGCACGGGGGACTTCCTCGGCTCGCCCACCTACGCGGCCCCGGAGCACCTGCGCGGTGAGTCCGTCGACGGCAGAACGGACCTCTACGCGCTGGCCTGCATGCTTTTCGCCTGCCTGACCGGCGGCGCGCCCTACAAGGGCGAGGTGCAGGAGGTCATCCAGGGGCATCTGAAGCTGGAGCAGCCCCGGGTCACTTCCAGGGTGGCCCTGCCGCCCGCCGTCGACGAGGTGCTGCGTCGGGGCATGGGCAAGACCCCCGAGCAGCGCTACGGAAGTTGCAAGGAGCTCATCGCCGCCACGAAGAACGCGTTGAGCCCGCTGGGCGCGAGGGGGGACCAGCCGCCGCCTCCCGCCCCTCCGGAACCGGCGTCCTCCGGTCCGCAACCGGTGCCCTCGGGGCCGCTCCCGGGGCAACCCCAGCCGGGCGCTCCGCCCGGCACACCTCCCGGCGGGATGCCGCCGCCCGGTGCTCCTCCGGCCGGTGGGCCCGGTGCGTCGCCCCCCGGAAGCGCTCCCCGGCAGCCGATGCCGCCCGGGGGTCCTCCTGGTGGCCCGCCAGGTGAGCCGGTCCGGTTGCGGCCGCCGATGCCCGCGCAGTCCACGTCCTTCGCGAAGCGTTCGGACAGCACGGCGCGCTGGTTGGTCCCGGTGCTGGCCATATCCGCGTTCACCGTGATCGTGGTGATTCTCATCATCGTGTTCGGCTAG